A segment of the Candidatus Cloacimonadota bacterium genome:
ATATTGGATAAGACATTTGAGTTTGCGCTGGAGATTGTGCAGACCTACAAGATTCTTGTTGATGAGAAAAGGGAATACGTGTTATCCAAGCAGTTGTTGCGCTCAGGAACGTCGATTGGTGCCAATATGCGTGAAGCGAATCTGGCAA
Coding sequences within it:
- a CDS encoding four helix bundle protein, translating into MKSNLILDKTFEFALEIVQTYKILVDEKREYVLSKQLLRSGTSIGANMREANLA